Proteins encoded together in one Sinorhizobium sp. B11 window:
- a CDS encoding substrate-binding domain-containing protein: MQYKAVVAALVAMAFAGVSYAQEFNDPAEFKKQREQLSMTPQGPQGKPWAQHLGDRMVDAAKYKKDGPVTICFSNAGIFNPWRVVGMHNLQAEAELHKDRIKELVVVDAEGKDDKQISDIEALVSGGKCDALIVSPNTTAALTPAVEAACAKLPVIVFDRGVATKCPVTYIHPVGGYGFGITSGEFIASKLPKGANVLALRIMPGVDVLETRYSAAKNIFDEAGLKVIGSEFTGSDRAKTKAVVEDYINRGEKIDAVWMDAGDTSTAALEAFEDAGLPYPVISGEDQQDFLRKWQKDKLTAIGPSYPTYQWRTAILGALDVLDGKQVPGPEWILPQPAITQDTLASYIDERMPPLHYSLCGCQDLPGYPELWGGKK, from the coding sequence ATGCAATACAAAGCAGTTGTTGCGGCACTGGTAGCGATGGCATTTGCCGGCGTTAGCTATGCGCAGGAATTCAACGATCCCGCTGAATTCAAGAAGCAGCGCGAGCAGCTTTCGATGACGCCGCAAGGCCCTCAGGGCAAGCCGTGGGCGCAGCATCTCGGGGACAGAATGGTCGATGCCGCCAAATACAAGAAGGACGGCCCGGTCACGATCTGCTTTTCCAATGCCGGGATATTCAACCCCTGGCGCGTCGTTGGCATGCACAATCTGCAGGCCGAGGCCGAACTGCACAAGGATCGCATCAAGGAACTGGTGGTTGTCGATGCCGAAGGCAAGGACGATAAGCAAATCTCCGATATCGAAGCCCTGGTCAGCGGCGGCAAATGCGATGCGCTGATCGTATCGCCGAACACGACGGCGGCGCTAACGCCGGCTGTGGAGGCAGCCTGCGCGAAATTGCCGGTCATCGTCTTTGACCGCGGCGTCGCTACCAAGTGCCCGGTCACCTACATCCACCCGGTCGGTGGGTACGGCTTCGGCATCACCTCGGGCGAGTTCATCGCCAGCAAGCTGCCGAAGGGCGCCAATGTTCTGGCACTGCGCATCATGCCGGGTGTCGACGTACTTGAGACCCGCTATTCGGCGGCGAAGAACATCTTCGACGAAGCCGGCCTGAAGGTCATCGGCTCCGAATTCACCGGAAGCGATCGAGCCAAGACCAAGGCGGTCGTCGAGGACTACATCAATCGCGGCGAAAAGATCGATGCCGTCTGGATGGATGCCGGCGATACGTCCACCGCAGCACTCGAAGCGTTCGAAGATGCCGGACTGCCCTATCCTGTCATCAGCGGCGAAGACCAGCAGGACTTCCTGCGCAAATGGCAGAAGGACAAGCTGACGGCAATCGGCCCATCCTATCCGACCTACCAGTGGCGGACAGCGATCCTCGGCGCTCTTGATGTGCTCGACGGCAAACAGGTGCCGGGTCCGGAATGGATCCTGCCGCAGCCGGCGATCACGCAGGATACGCTGGCAAGCTATATCGACGAGCGCATGCCGCCGCTACACTACAGCCTTTGCGGCTGCCAGGACCTGCCTGGCTATCCAGAGCTTTGGGGTGGCAAGAAATAG
- a CDS encoding carbohydrate ABC transporter permease, which produces MPGKTIGNALLLLLTVVIACTWAFPIYWAIVTSIKPEQDVVNKTTLIPDVLNFSGYYYALFETKLSTWYLNSIVTSVTVTVVVILISVMCAYALSQIVFPGRRLLYGIILASFMVPSQALVISQFVLMHKLNLINTWGGIILPQLIVPVVVIVYKQFFDSVPKELREAAKLDGCGEFQILFKLYLPLNWGITTALAIITYIMAWNAFLWPFLVTSSDDMMTITVGITQTRDAFGVKYARDMAVAILAAMPVALAYLLFQKRVTQALMLSSGIKG; this is translated from the coding sequence ATGCCCGGCAAGACAATTGGCAACGCGCTGCTGCTGCTCCTCACGGTGGTGATCGCCTGCACCTGGGCCTTCCCGATCTATTGGGCGATCGTCACATCCATCAAGCCGGAACAGGACGTGGTCAACAAGACCACCCTCATTCCCGACGTCCTGAATTTCTCAGGCTATTATTACGCGCTCTTCGAGACGAAGCTGTCGACCTGGTACCTGAATTCCATCGTCACCTCGGTGACGGTAACCGTCGTCGTCATCCTGATCAGCGTGATGTGCGCCTACGCGCTGTCGCAGATCGTCTTTCCCGGCCGCCGGCTTCTCTACGGCATCATCCTGGCGAGCTTCATGGTGCCCTCGCAGGCGCTCGTGATCTCCCAATTCGTGCTGATGCACAAGCTGAACCTGATCAATACCTGGGGCGGCATCATCCTGCCGCAGCTGATCGTTCCCGTTGTCGTCATCGTCTACAAGCAGTTCTTCGATTCCGTGCCGAAGGAGCTGCGCGAGGCCGCAAAGCTTGATGGCTGCGGCGAGTTCCAGATCCTGTTCAAGCTCTATTTGCCGCTGAACTGGGGTATCACAACCGCGCTCGCGATCATCACCTACATCATGGCCTGGAACGCCTTCCTGTGGCCGTTCCTCGTCACCAGTTCCGACGACATGATGACGATCACCGTCGGCATCACCCAGACGCGGGATGCGTTCGGCGTCAAATATGCGCGCGATATGGCTGTCGCCATCCTTGCCGCGATGCCGGTCGCTCTTGCCTATCTGCTGTTCCAGAAACGCGTGACACAGGCCCTGATGCTGTCATCCGGCATCAAGGGATAA
- a CDS encoding ArsR family transcriptional regulator, with product METKLLTVDPMRDVDVVQALGSPTRIEILNLLRQKGPLNVNDIAAQMRLPQSTTATNLKSLEQAGLIQTQTMKATKGNQKICSSIYDEILIRFDTNGTKASQDVVTVSMPIGLFTEFDVGAPCGLCSVNNVIGMLDVQEVFLDPQRMQAALLWFTRGYVEYKFPNNAKVSGKKIRKVEFSAELSSETPATNANWPSDISIWVNGIKAGHWTSPGDFGDRRGMYSPSWWKLSGSQYGKLKTWTIDETGTWIDGAMVSTQTIASLGIADRHSIRFRIGIDEKADNPGGMNLFGKGFGDFDQDLVMSIYF from the coding sequence ATGGAGACGAAACTTCTAACCGTCGATCCGATGCGGGACGTTGACGTCGTGCAGGCACTCGGTTCTCCGACGCGCATCGAAATCCTCAACCTGTTGCGCCAGAAAGGGCCGCTGAATGTCAACGACATCGCGGCACAGATGCGCCTGCCGCAATCGACGACGGCAACCAATCTGAAGTCGTTGGAGCAGGCGGGTCTCATCCAGACCCAGACGATGAAGGCGACGAAGGGAAATCAGAAGATCTGCTCCAGCATCTATGACGAAATCCTGATCCGCTTCGATACCAACGGCACGAAGGCAAGCCAGGATGTGGTGACCGTCAGCATGCCGATTGGCCTCTTCACGGAATTCGACGTCGGCGCCCCCTGCGGCCTCTGTTCGGTCAACAACGTCATCGGCATGCTTGATGTGCAGGAAGTCTTCCTCGATCCGCAACGCATGCAGGCGGCGCTGCTGTGGTTCACCCGCGGTTATGTCGAGTATAAATTCCCGAACAATGCCAAGGTCTCGGGCAAGAAGATCCGCAAGGTGGAATTCTCGGCCGAGCTGAGCTCCGAGACCCCGGCCACGAATGCGAACTGGCCATCCGACATTTCCATCTGGGTCAACGGCATCAAGGCCGGGCACTGGACTTCGCCTGGCGATTTCGGCGATCGCCGCGGCATGTATTCACCGTCCTGGTGGAAGCTCTCGGGCTCCCAATACGGCAAGCTCAAGACCTGGACGATCGATGAGACAGGCACCTGGATCGACGGCGCGATGGTCTCGACGCAGACTATCGCCTCCCTCGGCATAGCCGATCGTCACTCGATCCGCTTCCGTATCGGAATCGACGAAAAGGCCGACAACCCTGGAGGCATGAACCTTTTCGGCAAGGGTTTTGGCGATTTCGACCAGGATCTGGTGATGTCGATCTATTTCTGA